The Archangium lipolyticum genomic interval CGGCTCAATCACCATCGGCCGTGGTCTCAAAACCCTGGCCATCATCGCCGATGACCTCCAGCGTCTCCAGGAGCTGGGCCTGAAAATGTGACTAATGCTCAGCTCCCAGAGGGAGAGGGAGCATGCGGAACCCACTAGAGCTGCTGCTCCCGGCTTCGCACCTTCCACGTCTCCCGCAGCGTGTCGGGGATGCGGAACGGCGGACGCTCTCCTCCTCGTCCCACCCAGACGATCCCCTCCAGCAGCTTGCGCCCGAACAGCTCGCTCAGCTTCTCCGCCACGATGTTCTGCTCGTCGCCCTCGTCCATCACCCACCCCAGCAGCTTCAGCGGTTTCACCAGCGCCCGCGTCCAGTCCGACGGCGGCACGGCGATCAGCTCCGCCGTCTTGTCCCCCACCAGGTAGCGGATGAGCGTGCTGCTCAACCCGTCGAAGAGGTTGCCCGGGATGATGTGCTCCAGCAGCTCGATGAGCGCCTTCGTCATCACCTGGCCCTCGGGGCACGCGTGCAACACGCGCCCCAGGATGATGTCCGTAAGGCGCTCGCCGTCCTCGAACGACTCCGGCAGCAGGCGCTCGTCCACGCCCATGACGTAACCCACCACCCGCCACGCGTGGTAGTAGGCCTGCGCCTCGCGCGCGGAGAGCGTGTAGCCCAGCTTCACCAGCGCGCGGATCGTCACCACCGAGAACGTCACCAGCGTGCCCGCCATGTCCTCCTGGTTGATGGGCTGGCCCCACTCGGCCTTCCACCGGCCACTCTGGAGGATGAGGTGGCGCACCGCCGCGTGCATCAGCCGCACCTTCTGCGCGTCCCGGATGCCCCACCCGTC includes:
- a CDS encoding oxygenase MpaB family protein codes for the protein MTDERWTNEFLDAMREQCDPPADEAVRSLFAQGMVGSANELMKQLVAQETVTAEQLPVPLRGYFEQSAKLPSWADKDLIREGQAVFSRCGPLSVVALVCASLPTCYAGAEGVQVLHMTARLQTDTQRRIVETAQMVVDVMSPGGLEHDGWGIRDAQKVRLMHAAVRHLILQSGRWKAEWGQPINQEDMAGTLVTFSVVTIRALVKLGYTLSAREAQAYYHAWRVVGYVMGVDERLLPESFEDGERLTDIILGRVLHACPEGQVMTKALIELLEHIIPGNLFDGLSSTLIRYLVGDKTAELIAVPPSDWTRALVKPLKLLGWVMDEGDEQNIVAEKLSELFGRKLLEGIVWVGRGGERPPFRIPDTLRETWKVRSREQQL